In the genome of Candidatus Methylomirabilota bacterium, the window GGGGCGCGACCTCGACGTGTCGCTCCTGGACACGGCGGTGAGCATGCTCTCCTACTTCGCGATCTGGAGTCTGAACCGCGGGTGGGCGCCCCGCCGCGTCGAAGACTCGGGGCACCAGACCCTCGTGCCCGCGCAGAACTTCGCGACGCGCGACGGCTGGCTCGTCGTCTTCTGCAGCAAGGAGAAGTTCTGGGAGGCGCTCGTGGACGCGCTCGAGCTGCCGGAGCTCACGCGCGACGCGCGCTTCGCGTCGTTCGACGCCCGGCTCGCGCACAAGGAGGCGCTGCTCGCGATCCTCAAGCCGCGGTTCGCGGCGCGCACGACGGCGGACTGGCTCCGGCGCCTGCGCGGCCGCGTGCCGTGCGCCCCCGTGAACTCGATGCGCGAGGCGCTCGACGACGAGCAGATCCGGCAGCGCGGGATGATCCTCGAGGTCGAGCACCCGGAGTTCGGCACGCTCCACGAGGTGGCCTCGCCGATCCGGACCGAGGGCGCCGTCACCCGGCCGGCGCGCGCGCCGCGCCTCGGCGAGCACACCGATGCGATCCTGCGCGAGCTGCTGCGGTACACTCCCGACAGGATCGCCGCGCTTCGCGCGTCCGGCGTCTTCGGGGGCGACCCGGGAACGAGGTGAGCTCATGACCGTGGACCCCGAGCTCTTCCGCGCCATCGGCCTGCCGGACATGACCATGCCCGGCGGCTGGTCGGTGTCGAGCGGCCAGGTGCACCTCTACACGCGCGAGGAGCAGCGCCTCATGCACGAGGCGCGCGCCTTCGCGCAGCAGGAGATCCTGCCGAGGTCGGCCGAGGCCCACGCCCGCGTGAAGGAGATCAAGGCGACGCACGCGCCGGGCGCCGAGCGCCGGCGCCTCCTGCGCGAGCTGGCCAAGGGCTACCTCAGGCTGGTCGGCGAGGCGGGG includes:
- a CDS encoding CoA transferase, which encodes MSGPPLDGLRVVAVSQFGAGPFGTQALAELGAEVIKIEDPVVGGDVSRYVPPYQIAGDSLYFQSFNRGKKSLALDLRRPEATPVLHDLVRVSHAVYNNLRGDLPRKLGLTYETLGRVNPAIVCCSLSGFGTTGPRAAEPAYDYLIQGYAGWMTLTGEPDGPPGKCGVSVVDFAGGYVSIAGLLAGLWDAQRTGRGRDLDVSLLDTAVSMLSYFAIWSLNRGWAPRRVEDSGHQTLVPAQNFATRDGWLVVFCSKEKFWEALVDALELPELTRDARFASFDARLAHKEALLAILKPRFAARTTADWLRRLRGRVPCAPVNSMREALDDEQIRQRGMILEVEHPEFGTLHEVASPIRTEGAVTRPARAPRLGEHTDAILRELLRYTPDRIAALRASGVFGGDPGTR